The Desulfuromonas sp. TF genome has a segment encoding these proteins:
- a CDS encoding CHAD domain-containing protein, giving the protein EELDVHETIHQVRKRCKKLRGLVRLVRPHMEKVYQEENAAYRDCSKNLSRFRDAQALIESFDELLQHFPPAVKVEDLSQLRRELVTRQEKMITENSEVKDRLDVFLDMMRQGRERIDAWPLKKEDFDLLEKGLVKTYRRGRKAMKQAYEQLTVVAFHEWRKRVKYHWYHARLLQNVWPGLFAKYGEELKRLSDYLGDGHDLAILRQTLQGNPEQYGSREMLQAFIGLVERRQTELHLRARPLGGRIYVEKPTNHGKRLRGYWKAWQLQQTLRPKVGSLEDAGDGWNPND; this is encoded by the coding sequence ACGAAGAGTTGGACGTACATGAAACGATTCATCAGGTTCGAAAACGCTGCAAAAAATTGCGTGGCTTGGTGCGGCTGGTCAGACCCCACATGGAGAAGGTTTATCAGGAGGAAAACGCCGCGTACAGGGACTGCTCGAAAAACCTTTCCCGTTTCCGGGACGCTCAGGCGCTCATCGAATCCTTTGACGAACTTCTGCAACATTTTCCTCCGGCCGTGAAAGTCGAGGACCTTAGCCAATTGCGCAGAGAACTGGTGACGCGGCAAGAGAAGATGATCACCGAGAATTCAGAGGTCAAGGACCGTCTCGATGTTTTTCTGGACATGATGCGCCAGGGACGTGAACGGATTGATGCTTGGCCGCTCAAAAAAGAAGATTTCGATTTGCTCGAAAAGGGCCTAGTGAAAACCTATCGCCGGGGACGCAAGGCCATGAAGCAGGCTTATGAGCAATTGACGGTCGTGGCTTTTCACGAATGGCGCAAAAGGGTGAAATACCACTGGTATCACGCCCGACTGCTGCAGAACGTTTGGCCTGGTCTCTTCGCGAAATACGGTGAGGAGTTGAAGCGGCTTTCCGACTACCTTGGAGACGGCCACGACCTGGCTATTTTGCGTCAGACTCTCCAGGGAAATCCGGAGCAGTACGGTTCCCGGGAAATGCTGCAGGCATTTATCGGCCTGGTGGAGCGTCGCCAAACCGAGCTGCACCTTCGCGCCCGTCCGTTGGGTGGCCGGATTTATGTCGAGAAACCGACCAACCACGGAAAACGGTTGCGCGGCTATTGGAAGGCCTGGCAGCTCCAGCAAACCCTGCGGCCTAAAGTGGGCTCTCTAGAAGATGCTGGCGACGGCTGGAACCCAAATGACTGA
- a CDS encoding chemotaxis protein CheB — protein sequence MHASKGMENKEAAHPSTTVKEAPQKPCFVVGIGASAGGQDALEQLFTALPSDCGLAFVVIMHLPPDGPSFLAEMLGRYTPMKVLTAEEGMEPHPDTVHVIPAGRQLTLHGGRFRLEAPADGRGAFHPVDCFFRSLASEAGERSIAVVLSGFGTDGAESVRTVREAGGIVIVQEPCTAINPAMPRSAIAGGMVDFILPAEEMAAKIADIALGACPLPSRACLTTTLEEDLAAIFAIVKTRTGDDFSSYKRNTVIRRIERRMAVNDVSGMKKYMALLETDEQEARALGQEILIGVTSFFRDPEAFKILRQEIIPQLFESREPDEPVRIWHACCATGEEVYSTAILIREYLNEKRLDARVQLFATDIDEAAIAQARAGLYPKEIEADVSEERLKAFFTQVDGRWRVAKQLREMVVFAHHSLIKDHPFSRLDLLVCRNFLIYLNPDMQKRLFSLFHMALKPGGFLFLGASENVGRDSDLFAVRDKRWKIFERLEGGRREDMSFPFTAPLRRFYGSEQQKDQGARKPKPGQIAEKLLMERYSPPFLVVNENYEVLHISPRASHLLEVPAGEWTRNFLKMVRSELRPSLRAAIYRSFNEGKQVAFRGVKVVFDGEETAINVLVEPLKNSPSDGKLAMVVLEMSQSQTPAFVSAGGEEEGAGDEASKEMLIRQLEEQLRLTHEQLQAVTEQLETSQEGFISANEELMSINEEFHSANEELQSTNEELETSKEELQALNEELVTVNAELQGKVEELDRVNSDMENLFRSSEIATIFLDPKLIIRRFSPAMAEIFNLIPADIGRPFRHLAGTIDWAGLSEDARAVLASFAPMEREVATIEGQHKYLMRVLPYRSTEGRIDGIVVTLIDITDLKRAERHLRSTALFPEENPFPVLRVNGDGVLLYSNRAATDLLAQWRCSAGEKVPESVRRELAAALEIRATQELQVHSGEHDFSFALVPIPARGYVNFYGRDLTERNRAEKGLRQSEERLNRAQEIAHLGSWELDLVNDTLTWSDEVYRIFGLEPQEFGASYTAFLEAVHPEDREAVDEAYLGSLREGRDTYEIDHRVVRKSTGEIRYVHEKCEHFRDEIGRIIRSVGMVHDITERKAAEEKLNRAKSEAEAATRAKGQFLANMSHELRTPMTGVLGMLDLVFLGDLPDEQRGYLEKVRISAHALLRILNDILEFSRFEAGMITLVEEPFLFYETVREAVELFDLEARRKGLKLELEVALGTPELMKGDGGRVRQVLVNLVGNAVKFTEKGEVKVRVDSGEADADGRRRITFTVADTGIGIPEDKRHSLFRPFSQGDISHTRRFGGTGLGLAISKEVVEQMGGTISFSSEPEVGSTFRVTLPLRETTITELAASPKPPAVDPVPDPLAAGAARRRLLVAEDDASIRELLGTMLRHGGLDFDCAVNGEEAVDMWGRERYDLILMDVQMPLVDGFKATRLIREQEKEKGGHIPIVALTAHAYQADQQKCLDAGMDAYVAKPIDFQKLFAVIKDLLGGNK from the coding sequence ATGCACGCGTCGAAGGGGATGGAGAACAAAGAGGCCGCTCACCCGTCTACTACGGTGAAAGAGGCGCCGCAAAAACCCTGCTTTGTGGTCGGAATCGGGGCATCTGCCGGCGGGCAGGATGCGCTGGAGCAGCTCTTCACCGCCTTGCCTTCGGACTGCGGACTCGCCTTCGTGGTAATCATGCATCTCCCTCCGGACGGGCCGTCGTTTCTCGCCGAGATGCTGGGCCGCTACACCCCTATGAAGGTGCTGACTGCCGAGGAAGGGATGGAGCCCCATCCGGATACCGTCCATGTGATCCCCGCCGGCAGGCAGCTGACCCTGCATGGCGGCCGTTTCCGGCTTGAAGCGCCGGCAGACGGGCGCGGAGCATTTCATCCCGTTGATTGCTTTTTCCGTTCTCTCGCCTCCGAGGCGGGGGAGCGATCGATAGCCGTGGTTCTGTCCGGTTTCGGAACCGACGGAGCGGAAAGCGTGAGGACCGTCAGGGAGGCCGGGGGGATCGTCATCGTCCAGGAACCCTGTACGGCCATCAATCCCGCCATGCCCCGGAGCGCCATCGCCGGCGGCATGGTGGATTTCATTCTCCCGGCAGAAGAGATGGCGGCGAAAATCGCCGATATCGCATTGGGGGCTTGCCCCCTTCCTTCCCGCGCCTGCCTGACCACCACCCTGGAGGAGGATCTCGCCGCCATCTTCGCCATCGTCAAGACCAGGACAGGGGACGATTTCAGCTCCTACAAGAGAAATACGGTCATCCGTCGGATCGAAAGGCGAATGGCGGTCAACGATGTGTCCGGGATGAAGAAATACATGGCCCTGCTGGAGACCGACGAGCAGGAGGCCCGGGCTCTCGGACAGGAGATTCTCATCGGGGTCACCAGCTTTTTCCGCGATCCCGAGGCCTTCAAAATCCTGCGCCAGGAAATCATTCCGCAACTTTTCGAAAGCCGGGAGCCCGACGAGCCGGTCCGCATCTGGCACGCCTGCTGCGCCACCGGCGAAGAGGTTTATTCCACGGCCATTCTGATCCGAGAATATCTGAACGAAAAGCGACTCGATGCCAGGGTGCAGCTCTTCGCCACCGACATCGACGAAGCCGCCATCGCCCAGGCCAGAGCCGGCTTGTATCCCAAGGAGATCGAAGCGGATGTAAGCGAAGAGAGGCTCAAGGCCTTCTTCACCCAGGTCGACGGTCGATGGAGGGTGGCGAAGCAACTGCGGGAGATGGTTGTTTTCGCTCACCACAGCCTCATCAAGGATCATCCCTTCTCCCGGCTCGACCTCCTGGTCTGCCGCAATTTCCTCATCTACCTCAACCCCGACATGCAAAAACGTCTCTTCTCGCTCTTTCACATGGCCTTGAAACCCGGGGGCTTCCTTTTCCTGGGCGCCTCCGAAAACGTAGGGCGCGACAGCGACCTCTTTGCCGTCAGAGACAAGAGATGGAAGATATTCGAGCGCCTTGAGGGAGGGCGCCGCGAAGACATGAGCTTCCCTTTTACCGCACCGCTTCGCCGTTTTTACGGATCGGAACAGCAGAAGGATCAGGGAGCCCGGAAGCCGAAACCGGGGCAAATCGCGGAGAAGCTCCTCATGGAGCGCTACTCTCCCCCTTTCCTGGTGGTAAACGAGAACTACGAGGTGCTCCATATCTCACCCCGGGCGAGCCATCTTCTCGAAGTGCCGGCGGGGGAATGGACCCGGAACTTTTTGAAGATGGTCAGGTCGGAGCTCCGTCCTTCCCTGAGGGCGGCGATTTACAGGTCGTTCAACGAAGGGAAACAGGTCGCTTTCCGGGGGGTAAAAGTGGTGTTTGACGGGGAGGAGACGGCGATCAATGTGCTGGTCGAGCCCCTGAAGAATTCACCCTCGGACGGGAAGCTGGCGATGGTTGTCCTTGAGATGTCGCAATCTCAGACCCCCGCGTTCGTGTCGGCGGGCGGCGAAGAAGAGGGGGCGGGAGACGAAGCTTCCAAGGAGATGCTGATCCGTCAACTGGAGGAGCAACTGCGCCTTACGCACGAACAGCTCCAGGCCGTCACCGAGCAGTTGGAAACCTCACAGGAGGGATTCATATCGGCCAACGAAGAGCTGATGTCGATCAATGAGGAATTTCACTCGGCCAACGAAGAACTTCAGTCCACCAATGAGGAGTTGGAGACCTCCAAGGAGGAGCTCCAGGCCCTGAACGAAGAGTTGGTCACGGTCAATGCCGAACTGCAAGGCAAGGTGGAGGAGCTCGACCGGGTCAACAGCGACATGGAGAACCTGTTCAGGAGCTCCGAGATCGCCACCATTTTCCTCGATCCGAAGCTCATCATCCGGCGCTTCTCCCCCGCGATGGCGGAGATATTCAACCTGATTCCCGCCGACATCGGCCGTCCTTTCCGGCATCTTGCAGGGACTATCGACTGGGCCGGCCTCTCCGAGGATGCTCGGGCGGTGCTGGCCTCCTTCGCGCCGATGGAGCGGGAGGTGGCGACGATTGAGGGTCAACATAAATACCTGATGCGTGTCCTGCCTTATCGCAGTACCGAGGGAAGGATCGACGGCATCGTCGTCACCCTCATTGATATCACGGACCTAAAAAGGGCGGAGAGGCACCTCCGGAGTACGGCCCTGTTCCCCGAGGAGAACCCCTTTCCGGTTCTGCGCGTGAACGGCGATGGTGTTTTGCTTTACTCCAATCGCGCGGCCACCGACCTCCTGGCACAGTGGCGGTGCTCCGCCGGCGAGAAGGTTCCCGAATCCGTGCGGCGGGAACTGGCGGCGGCCTTGGAGATTAGGGCGACCCAGGAGTTGCAGGTCCACAGCGGCGAGCACGATTTCTCCTTCGCGCTCGTGCCGATCCCCGCGCGGGGCTATGTCAACTTCTACGGGCGGGATCTTACCGAACGCAACCGCGCGGAAAAAGGGCTGCGGCAAAGCGAGGAACGCCTGAATCGGGCGCAGGAGATTGCCCATCTCGGCAGTTGGGAACTCGATCTGGTCAATGACACCCTTACATGGTCCGATGAGGTCTACCGGATCTTCGGCCTCGAACCGCAGGAGTTCGGCGCCAGTTACACGGCCTTTCTCGAAGCGGTGCATCCGGAGGACCGGGAGGCGGTTGACGAGGCCTACTTAGGCTCGCTGCGTGAGGGGCGGGACACCTACGAAATCGACCACCGCGTCGTGCGGAAATCGACGGGGGAAATTCGTTACGTCCACGAAAAATGCGAGCATTTCCGGGATGAAATCGGCAGGATCATCCGTTCCGTGGGAATGGTGCACGACATCACCGAGCGGAAGGCTGCCGAGGAGAAATTGAATCGGGCGAAATCGGAGGCCGAAGCGGCCACCCGGGCCAAGGGGCAGTTCCTGGCCAACATGAGCCATGAGCTGCGCACTCCCATGACCGGCGTTCTTGGCATGCTCGACCTCGTTTTTCTCGGAGATCTCCCCGACGAGCAGCGCGGATATCTGGAGAAGGTGCGGATATCCGCCCATGCCCTGCTGCGAATCCTCAATGACATTCTGGAATTTTCCCGCTTCGAGGCGGGGATGATCACCCTTGTGGAAGAACCGTTTCTGTTTTACGAGACAGTGAGGGAAGCGGTTGAGCTGTTCGACCTCGAAGCCCGCCGCAAAGGACTGAAACTGGAGCTGGAAGTCGCTCTCGGTACGCCGGAGCTGATGAAGGGGGACGGGGGTCGGGTTCGGCAGGTCCTGGTGAATCTGGTCGGCAACGCCGTGAAATTCACCGAGAAGGGGGAGGTAAAGGTCCGGGTGGATTCCGGGGAGGCGGATGCCGATGGCCGGCGCAGGATAACGTTTACCGTGGCAGATACCGGAATCGGAATTCCCGAAGATAAGCGGCATTCGCTCTTCAGACCCTTCAGCCAGGGGGATATCTCCCACACCCGCCGCTTCGGGGGCACCGGTCTCGGCCTGGCCATCAGCAAGGAGGTGGTTGAACAGATGGGAGGGACCATCTCCTTCAGCAGCGAGCCGGAGGTGGGGAGCACCTTCCGCGTCACCCTGCCTCTGCGAGAAACCACGATAACGGAGCTCGCGGCTTCCCCCAAGCCACCGGCCGTTGACCCTGTTCCTGATCCTCTTGCCGCGGGTGCTGCCAGGCGGCGCCTGCTGGTCGCCGAGGATGATGCAAGCATCCGGGAACTCCTGGGAACCATGCTCCGGCACGGCGGACTCGATTTCGACTGCGCCGTCAACGGCGAGGAGGCGGTGGACATGTGGGGGAGGGAGCGATACGACCTTATCCTGATGGACGTGCAGATGCCGCTTGTGGATGGCTTCAAGGCAACCCGTCTCATTCGGGAGCAGGAAAAAGAGAAGGGAGGACACATTCCCATCGTTGCCCTGACCGCCCATGCCTACCAGGCAGATCAGCAGAAATGCCTCGATGCAGGCATGGATGCGTACGTCGCCAAGCCGATCGACTTCCAGAAGCTCTTCGCCGTGATCAAGGATCTGCTCGGCGGCAATAAATAG
- the nrfD gene encoding NrfD/PsrC family molybdoenzyme membrane anchor subunit has product MDKGTIETTAAPAIETDVLAAMSRPSLPYLAAVAVCALLFLGGLTLWGYQLARGLGVAGITHPVGWGVYITNFVFWVGIAHSGTLISAVLFLFRARFRTSFNRSAEAMTVFALMVAGLFPLIHLGRVYIFYYLLPYPSQRLIWPNFRSPLVWDVFAVTTYMIVSLVFFYVGMVPDLAIARRRFAGIRKKIYSFFSLGWQGNQRQWRHYAQLYLFLAAFATPLVASVHSIVSWDFAVSIIPGWHTTIFAPYFVAGAIFSGTAMVITLMVPMRRMLHLKHYITDDHFEAIAKILLFTSLIVTFAYIVEHGLSFYGHSPFEHDQYLYRVLGDYWVLFGIMILCNSLLPLTLFVRRLRRNIVWLFVLSILVNIGMWVERFVIIVASLANDFDPYAWGIYRPSFVEIGITAGSFGLFFLLFLLFVKLIPVLAITEIKEHS; this is encoded by the coding sequence ATGGATAAGGGGACGATCGAAACAACGGCGGCGCCGGCGATCGAGACCGACGTCCTGGCGGCGATGAGCCGGCCGAGCTTGCCGTACCTGGCGGCTGTCGCGGTCTGCGCTCTGCTCTTTCTGGGAGGGCTGACCCTGTGGGGATATCAGCTCGCTCGTGGACTGGGGGTGGCCGGTATCACTCATCCGGTGGGATGGGGCGTCTACATCACCAACTTCGTCTTCTGGGTCGGCATCGCCCACTCCGGAACCCTGATTTCGGCCGTTCTCTTTCTCTTCCGGGCACGCTTTCGCACCAGTTTCAACCGGTCCGCCGAGGCGATGACCGTCTTCGCCCTCATGGTGGCCGGGCTCTTTCCCCTCATTCACCTCGGCCGGGTCTATATCTTCTACTATCTTCTTCCCTATCCGAGCCAGCGCCTGATCTGGCCCAATTTTCGCTCGCCCCTCGTCTGGGACGTCTTTGCCGTCACCACCTACATGATCGTCAGCCTGGTCTTTTTCTATGTCGGCATGGTTCCGGACCTCGCCATCGCCCGAAGGCGTTTCGCGGGAATCCGCAAGAAGATCTACAGCTTCTTCTCTCTGGGCTGGCAGGGGAACCAGCGGCAGTGGCGACATTACGCGCAGCTCTACCTCTTCCTGGCCGCCTTCGCCACCCCGCTGGTCGCCTCGGTTCACTCCATCGTCTCCTGGGACTTCGCCGTCAGCATCATCCCCGGCTGGCATACCACCATCTTCGCCCCCTACTTCGTCGCCGGGGCAATCTTCTCCGGGACCGCCATGGTCATCACCCTGATGGTCCCCATGCGCCGGATGCTGCACCTGAAGCACTACATCACCGACGACCATTTCGAGGCGATCGCCAAGATTCTCCTCTTCACCTCCCTCATCGTCACTTTCGCCTACATCGTCGAACACGGCCTTTCTTTCTACGGGCACAGCCCCTTCGAGCACGACCAGTATCTGTACCGGGTCTTAGGAGATTACTGGGTGCTCTTCGGAATCATGATCCTCTGCAACTCCCTGCTTCCCCTGACCCTTTTCGTACGCCGGCTGCGGCGCAACATCGTCTGGCTGTTCGTCCTCTCCATCCTGGTCAACATCGGCATGTGGGTGGAGCGCTTCGTGATCATCGTCGCATCCCTGGCCAACGACTTCGACCCCTACGCCTGGGGCATCTATAGGCCGTCTTTCGTGGAGATCGGCATCACCGCCGGCTCCTTCGGGCTTTTCTTTCTCCTCTTCCTCCTCTTCGTCAAGCTCATTCCGGTCCTCGCCATAACCGAGATCAAGGAGCATTCGTGA
- a CDS encoding pyridoxal phosphate-dependent aminotransferase has product MKGSGNGQTMEGAPLNRNVRGVPLSATLAINELSSRLIAEGKQIFRLGLGQSPFPVPMQVVEALRANAHQKNYLPVRGLPALREAVADYYNRRQQLSVRSENVLVGPGSKELMFILQFVYDGEILIPTPSWVSYAPQAHLIGRPVRWLPTRAEDGWLPTPEEIDNFCRKEPGRPRLLILNYPNNPTGCTYSAGQLATLAETARKHKLMLLSDEIYGELNFTGGHVSIARFYPEGTIISGGLSKWCGAGGWRLGTMTFPDVLDWLKEAMAAVASETYTSTSAPIQFAAVEAFRGGIRIERYLWHSRRILGALAENCRRQMSDAGLQVATPQGGFYLFADFSPRGKRLRAKGVHTSDELCLRLMEETGVAILPGSACGRPEEELTARLALVDFDGARALAAAEQLPQDEGIREDFLEAYCGRVMTAMTRLCEWMD; this is encoded by the coding sequence ATGAAGGGATCGGGCAACGGACAGACAATGGAGGGGGCGCCGCTGAACCGCAATGTCCGGGGCGTGCCGCTGTCGGCCACCCTGGCGATCAACGAACTCAGCAGCCGCCTGATCGCCGAAGGGAAGCAGATCTTCAGGCTGGGTCTCGGCCAATCCCCGTTCCCCGTCCCCATGCAGGTCGTCGAGGCGCTGCGGGCCAATGCCCATCAGAAGAACTATCTGCCGGTGCGCGGGTTGCCGGCCCTGCGCGAGGCAGTGGCGGATTACTACAACCGGCGCCAGCAACTCAGCGTCAGGAGCGAAAACGTCCTGGTCGGACCCGGCTCCAAGGAGCTGATGTTTATCCTCCAGTTCGTCTATGACGGCGAAATCCTCATCCCGACCCCCAGTTGGGTCTCTTATGCGCCGCAGGCCCATCTCATAGGCAGGCCCGTCCGCTGGCTGCCGACCCGCGCGGAAGACGGCTGGCTGCCGACCCCGGAGGAAATAGACAACTTCTGCCGCAAGGAGCCGGGCAGACCTCGCCTCCTTATCCTCAACTACCCAAACAACCCCACCGGATGCACTTACTCGGCCGGCCAACTGGCGACGCTCGCCGAAACGGCCCGCAAGCACAAACTAATGCTGCTCTCGGATGAGATCTACGGGGAGTTGAACTTTACCGGCGGCCACGTTTCCATCGCGCGCTTCTACCCGGAGGGGACGATCATCAGCGGCGGTCTCAGCAAGTGGTGCGGCGCCGGCGGATGGCGGCTGGGAACCATGACCTTTCCCGACGTCCTCGACTGGCTGAAGGAGGCAATGGCGGCGGTCGCCAGCGAAACCTACACTTCGACCAGCGCCCCGATCCAGTTCGCCGCGGTCGAGGCTTTCCGCGGCGGCATCCGCATCGAGCGCTACTTGTGGCATTCGCGCCGGATTCTCGGCGCTCTTGCGGAAAATTGTCGACGGCAGATGTCCGATGCAGGCCTGCAGGTTGCCACGCCGCAGGGAGGCTTCTATCTCTTCGCCGACTTTTCGCCGCGTGGGAAACGCCTGCGGGCCAAGGGCGTCCATACGAGTGACGAACTCTGCCTGCGGTTGATGGAAGAGACCGGCGTGGCCATCCTCCCCGGAAGCGCGTGCGGGCGTCCGGAGGAGGAGCTGACGGCGCGCCTCGCCCTGGTCGACTTCGACGGAGCAAGGGCGTTGGCGGCCGCCGAACAGCTGCCGCAGGATGAGGGGATCAGGGAGGATTTCCTGGAGGCTTACTGCGGCAGGGTGATGACGGCAATGACGAGGCTCTGCGAGTGGATGGACTGA
- a CDS encoding KamA family radical SAM protein, which translates to MPKYRYITRISQIPHNHGLPEVRRRHMEAVTRRYLFRSNEYYQSLIDWNDPNDPLHRIVMPHIGELQEWGRLDASRESDFVVAPGLEHKYRNTVVLLVNDVCGGLCRFCFRKRLFLKGNAEVARDVAPALDYIRRHPQINNVLVTGGDPLLLSTRKLEKILTELRSIDHVRIIRIGTKMPVFNPHRILDDPALPALLRRCSSPGRPIYLMAHVNHPRELTDEAVRAFHLLQKNGVSLMNQTPLIRGVNDDPAVLGELFNVLSYLGISPYYVFQCRPTAGNAEYVLPLEEAYRIFAAAQRGCSGLARRNRFVMSHNRGKIEVVGLDGERIFFRYHRAALAEDEGRFLVCRRNSRGYWFDDFEEERATPAYDPDPLVSGYIRSHLA; encoded by the coding sequence ATGCCAAAGTATCGTTATATCACCAGGATCAGCCAGATTCCCCACAATCACGGCCTTCCGGAGGTGCGCCGCCGCCACATGGAGGCAGTGACCCGGCGGTATTTGTTCCGCAGCAACGAGTATTACCAGTCGCTCATAGACTGGAACGATCCGAACGATCCGCTCCACCGGATCGTCATGCCGCATATCGGAGAGCTCCAGGAATGGGGACGGCTAGATGCCTCCCGGGAGTCGGACTTCGTGGTCGCCCCGGGGCTTGAGCACAAGTACCGCAACACGGTCGTCCTGCTGGTCAATGACGTCTGCGGCGGCCTCTGCCGCTTCTGCTTCCGAAAACGCCTGTTCCTGAAAGGGAATGCCGAGGTGGCGCGCGACGTTGCCCCAGCTCTCGATTACATTCGCCGTCACCCCCAGATCAATAATGTTCTCGTGACCGGCGGCGATCCCCTTCTGCTCTCCACTCGAAAACTGGAGAAGATTCTGACCGAGCTGCGGTCCATCGATCACGTCCGCATCATCCGGATCGGCACTAAGATGCCGGTTTTCAATCCGCACCGCATCCTCGACGACCCTGCCCTGCCCGCCCTGCTGCGCCGTTGCTCCTCCCCCGGGCGACCGATTTACCTGATGGCCCACGTCAACCACCCCAGAGAGCTGACGGACGAGGCGGTCCGCGCCTTTCACCTGCTGCAGAAAAACGGAGTCTCCCTCATGAACCAGACCCCGCTGATCCGGGGGGTCAATGACGATCCGGCGGTCCTGGGAGAACTTTTCAATGTTCTCTCCTATCTGGGGATCTCCCCCTATTATGTTTTCCAGTGCCGGCCCACCGCGGGTAATGCCGAGTACGTCCTCCCCCTGGAGGAGGCGTACCGCATCTTCGCGGCGGCGCAGCGCGGCTGCTCGGGGTTGGCCCGGCGCAATCGCTTCGTCATGTCGCACAACAGAGGCAAGATCGAAGTGGTCGGGCTGGACGGGGAGCGGATCTTCTTCCGCTACCACCGGGCGGCCCTGGCCGAGGACGAGGGGCGTTTTCTCGTTTGCCGACGCAACTCGCGGGGGTACTGGTTTGACGACTTCGAGGAGGAACGGGCGACTCCGGCCTACGATCCGGACCCCCTGGTGAGTGGTTATATCCGGAGTCATCTGGCATGA
- a CDS encoding quinol:electron acceptor oxidoreductase subunit ActD, which yields MTAPQFEFDSREPFLAKLRELLDAGVPREDLRVRTPYHVPEADELLYRRPGRLRYFPLFGGLAGFGGGMTLTIYSVLSWPIIVGGKPIVSVPPFLLISYLMVILFGSLSAFAGFLLLARLPGSGAFGLGDEFSDRFVIVVEKEDSP from the coding sequence GTGACGGCGCCGCAATTCGAATTCGACAGCCGGGAGCCTTTCCTGGCTAAACTCCGGGAGCTGCTCGACGCCGGAGTCCCCCGGGAGGATCTCCGGGTGCGGACCCCCTACCACGTCCCTGAGGCCGATGAGCTACTTTACCGGCGACCGGGGCGGCTGCGCTATTTCCCTCTGTTCGGGGGCCTTGCCGGGTTCGGCGGGGGGATGACTCTGACCATCTACTCGGTTCTCAGCTGGCCGATCATCGTCGGCGGCAAGCCGATCGTCTCGGTTCCCCCCTTCCTGCTTATCTCCTACCTGATGGTCATTCTTTTCGGATCCCTCAGCGCCTTCGCCGGGTTTCTTCTTCTGGCGCGGCTGCCGGGCTCCGGAGCTTTCGGTCTGGGGGATGAATTTTCCGATCGCTTCGTCATCGTCGTCGAGAAGGAGGACAGCCCATGA